One Hordeum vulgare subsp. vulgare chromosome 4H, MorexV3_pseudomolecules_assembly, whole genome shotgun sequence DNA window includes the following coding sequences:
- the LOC123448304 gene encoding histidine-containing phosphotransfer protein 2-like, whose amino-acid sequence MADAALRDRLNTLVTSMFATDMLDENFHQLKSMEEDGTAAPGYVADIINLFISNTKRILNDIAALLNQPVVDFDMVDVLVRQLKGCSYRYN is encoded by the exons ATGGCAGATGCAGCGCTCAGGGACCGGCTGAACACCCTTGTCACATCGATGTTCGCCACG GACATGCTGGACGAGAATTTCCACCAACTGAAGTCGATGGAGGAGGATGGCACCGCAGCCCCAGGCTACGTCGCCGACATCATCAACCTCTTCATCAGCAACACCAAAAGGATCCTCAACGACATCGCCGCCCTGCT GAACCAGCCTGTGGTCGACTTCGACATGGTGGACGTCCTAGTGCGTCAGCTCAAGGGGTGCAGCTACAGGTATAATTGA